A window of Bacteroidota bacterium contains these coding sequences:
- a CDS encoding DUF2461 domain-containing protein yields MLSKVTLDFLVKLKKNNNREWFEKNKPTFLLMKSEVESLMEEVLKACSKTDASLKDIDSKKTVFRIYRDVRFSKDKSPYKSHMGAIISKGGKENKTTGFYIHIEPGGSFMAAGAWQPDAPLLKKIRQEIDYNTTDFKKIIANKKFQNYWGELENHRLSNPPKGYDKSHPDIELLKLTSYIFSHKINDAQLTGKTLVKEIADGYKIITPFLQFINTALE; encoded by the coding sequence ATGTTATCCAAAGTCACGCTTGATTTTCTTGTTAAGTTAAAGAAAAATAATAATCGCGAATGGTTTGAAAAAAACAAACCCACGTTTTTATTAATGAAGTCGGAAGTAGAATCACTTATGGAAGAAGTGCTTAAGGCATGCTCCAAAACTGATGCTTCGTTAAAAGATATTGATTCGAAAAAAACCGTGTTTCGTATATACCGCGATGTTCGTTTTAGTAAAGATAAATCGCCTTACAAATCACATATGGGTGCCATTATAAGCAAGGGTGGCAAGGAAAACAAAACTACAGGATTTTATATACATATTGAACCCGGAGGTTCATTTATGGCCGCAGGTGCGTGGCAACCAGATGCTCCACTGCTAAAAAAAATAAGACAGGAAATAGATTACAATACAACTGATTTCAAAAAAATTATCGCAAATAAAAAATTCCAAAATTATTGGGGCGAGCTTGAAAATCATCGCTTAAGCAATCCTCCTAAGGGTTACGATAAATCACATCCTGATATTGAGTTGCTAAAGTTAACCTCATATATTTTTTCTCACAAGATTAATGATGCTCAACTTACCGGTAAAACACTTGTTAAAGAAATTGCTGACGGGTACAAGATTATCACTCCCTTTTTACAATTCATTAATACCGCATTGGAATAG
- the gmd gene encoding GDP-mannose 4,6-dehydratase has translation MKTALITGVTGQDGAYLAEFLLQKGYMVHGIKRRSSLFNTERIDHLYQDFHKKDVHFKLHYGDLTDSTNIIRIVQEVQPDEIYNLGAMSHVKVSFETPEYTANADGIGALRVLEAVRMLNLTDKTKVYQASTSELYGLVQEIPQKETTPFYPRSPYAVAKLYAYWIMKNYREAYNMFTVNGILFNHESPLRGETFVTRKITRAVARIALGLEQKVYMGNIDAKRDWGHARDYVEAMWMMLQQDTPDDYVVATGTTTSVRDFIRMAFGEVGIEIRFEGKDENEKAYVVKCNKAEYQLPQGQLVMEIDKRYYRPTEVDLLIGDPTKTKQKLGWEPRYTLAELVGEMVASDVSLFSRDKYLKEGGHNVINYHET, from the coding sequence ATGAAAACCGCACTCATCACCGGAGTTACAGGGCAAGATGGCGCATACCTTGCCGAGTTTTTGCTGCAAAAAGGATACATGGTTCATGGTATTAAACGCAGGAGCTCCTTATTCAATACAGAGCGTATAGACCACCTATATCAAGACTTTCATAAGAAAGATGTGCACTTTAAATTGCACTATGGTGACCTTACCGATAGCACCAATATTATACGCATTGTGCAAGAGGTACAACCCGATGAGATTTACAACCTTGGCGCAATGTCGCATGTAAAAGTGAGTTTTGAAACACCTGAGTACACGGCCAATGCCGATGGCATTGGCGCCCTGCGCGTACTTGAAGCTGTACGCATGCTTAACCTAACCGATAAGACCAAAGTATATCAGGCCTCCACTTCGGAGTTGTATGGCTTGGTTCAAGAAATTCCACAAAAAGAAACTACTCCTTTTTACCCTCGTTCACCTTATGCTGTGGCTAAGTTGTATGCTTACTGGATTATGAAAAATTATCGCGAAGCATATAACATGTTTACTGTAAATGGTATCCTGTTTAACCACGAGTCGCCTTTACGTGGCGAAACATTTGTTACGCGCAAAATAACTCGTGCCGTGGCACGCATAGCCCTTGGGCTTGAGCAAAAAGTGTATATGGGTAACATTGATGCCAAACGCGACTGGGGACATGCACGCGACTATGTAGAAGCCATGTGGATGATGCTACAACAAGATACTCCCGATGACTATGTAGTGGCAACAGGCACTACAACCAGTGTGCGCGATTTTATACGCATGGCCTTTGGTGAGGTTGGAATAGAAATACGTTTTGAAGGTAAAGATGAAAACGAAAAAGCATATGTAGTTAAATGTAACAAAGCCGAATATCAATTGCCCCAAGGGCAATTAGTTATGGAAATAGATAAACGCTACTATCGCCCAACCGAAGTGGACCTATTGATTGGTGACCCCACTAAAACAAAACAAAAACTAGGTTGGGAACCACGATATACGCTAGCAGAATTGGTAGGTGAAATGGTGGCTTCAGATGTTTCATTATTCAGCCGCGATAAGTATTTGAAAGAAGGTGGACATAATGTAATTAATTATCACGAGACGTGA
- a CDS encoding M20/M25/M40 family metallo-hydrolase encodes MLKKYLIIIFLFLSSNIQAQVKDSSVIRSIYNEALVNGKAYDWLSQLCYDIGHRISGSPQAAKAVAWADSLMQQQTFDRVFKQECMVPHWVRGKSETAYMVTDTEKQPCAILALGGSIATPAGGLKAPVVMFNSLDELKNAGMAECRGRIVFINGKMDQKNIRTFVSYGHCVGQRWAGAATAAKKGALGVVVRSVGSSTDDYPHTGSMGYEEDVEKIPACAISTLAADRLEAAMHDKQPDEDVQFFFEQNCEMQPDVKSYNVIGEIRGSEFPDEIIVVGGHLDSWDVGHGAHDDGAGVVQSIEALRIFRALTLNPKRTIRCVLFMNEENGGRGGAKYAELAKLNKEKNIAAIETDAGGFTPLGFTFSNDSIKAHQVRLWKELFPKYQLYDWEGEGGGADINHLRDQGTLMIGLSPDSQRYFDLHHTAADTFDKVNKRELHLGAAALASLIYLLSEYGVGNSNSKF; translated from the coding sequence ATGCTTAAGAAATACCTCATCATTATATTCCTCTTTTTATCAAGTAACATACAGGCGCAAGTCAAGGATTCTTCTGTAATAAGAAGTATCTATAACGAAGCTCTTGTAAATGGCAAAGCATATGACTGGCTGAGCCAGCTATGTTATGATATTGGCCATCGTATAAGCGGATCGCCACAAGCTGCCAAGGCAGTAGCATGGGCTGATAGCTTGATGCAGCAACAAACGTTCGACCGTGTATTTAAACAAGAATGCATGGTACCACATTGGGTGCGCGGCAAGAGCGAGACAGCGTATATGGTAACCGATACAGAAAAGCAACCATGCGCCATTCTGGCTTTGGGAGGAAGCATTGCAACCCCAGCAGGAGGGCTCAAAGCGCCTGTGGTAATGTTTAACAGCCTGGATGAGTTGAAAAATGCAGGCATGGCTGAGTGCCGCGGTCGTATTGTGTTTATTAATGGTAAAATGGATCAAAAGAACATACGCACTTTTGTAAGCTATGGACATTGTGTTGGGCAGCGCTGGGCAGGAGCTGCCACAGCTGCAAAAAAAGGGGCACTGGGAGTTGTGGTGCGCAGTGTAGGCTCAAGTACCGATGATTACCCACATACCGGAAGCATGGGATACGAAGAAGATGTTGAAAAAATTCCGGCTTGTGCCATAAGCACCCTTGCAGCAGATAGGTTAGAAGCCGCCATGCATGATAAGCAACCTGACGAAGATGTGCAATTCTTTTTTGAGCAAAATTGCGAAATGCAACCCGATGTAAAATCATACAATGTAATTGGCGAAATAAGAGGAAGCGAATTTCCGGATGAGATAATTGTAGTTGGTGGTCACCTCGACTCATGGGATGTTGGTCATGGAGCACATGATGATGGTGCCGGGGTGGTACAATCAATAGAAGCATTGCGAATATTTAGGGCATTAACACTGAATCCGAAGCGTACCATACGCTGTGTACTCTTTATGAATGAAGAGAATGGTGGGCGCGGTGGAGCCAAGTACGCAGAACTTGCTAAACTGAATAAAGAAAAAAATATAGCAGCCATTGAAACCGATGCAGGTGGCTTTACACCACTCGGCTTCACGTTTAGTAATGATAGCATCAAAGCACATCAAGTGCGATTGTGGAAAGAACTTTTTCCAAAATACCAACTTTATGATTGGGAAGGAGAGGGTGGTGGTGCCGATATCAATCATTTGCGTGATCAGGGAACCCTCATGATTGGTTTATCACCCGACTCGCAGCGATACTTCGATTTGCATCATACCGCGGCCGATACTTTTGATAAAGTTAATAAACGCGAGTTGCATTTAGGTGCTGCTGCATTGGCGTCATTAATTTATCTGCTCAGCGAGTACGGAGTAGGAAATAGTAATAGCAAGTTTTAA
- a CDS encoding Omp28-related outer membrane protein has translation MKKILLYSAMFMLVLSACRKKDKCEITAGFSTTYDSINGKVTFTSTSSGDVTAYAWNFGDGTTGSGASVVKAFTKSGTKNVSLTITGSESSCTNSTSRAVSVPLSMIAIEQKKRAILFDFSETWCPPCGSYGGPSFDSCIVLENSKISLMKVYGSSQPSSMNFGTPYNSMNSAFNVSGVPTFFVNETEMFGGGGVSATISYNVNWVKTKADAFATGTVDAGLNLGMSIVGDTIVAESTVKFFTAQASGDFRLALYVVEDEIIASQSTGTGVVSNYEHRNLARACNATTYTGAKLNNSIAVTAGQKFSTTHKFAINSAWKKDHLKLIGVIYKMNGSKGTVVNSLTFKQ, from the coding sequence ATGAAAAAAATTCTTCTTTACTCAGCAATGTTTATGCTGGTATTATCTGCATGTCGTAAAAAAGACAAATGCGAAATAACTGCCGGCTTTTCTACTACGTACGATTCTATTAATGGCAAAGTAACATTTACGAGCACCTCATCGGGTGATGTAACTGCTTATGCATGGAATTTTGGTGATGGAACTACCGGCAGCGGTGCAAGTGTTGTTAAGGCATTTACCAAAAGCGGTACCAAGAATGTGTCGCTAACAATTACTGGTTCTGAGAGTAGCTGTACTAATAGTACTTCGCGTGCAGTTTCGGTTCCATTAAGCATGATTGCAATTGAACAAAAGAAACGTGCCATTTTATTTGATTTTTCTGAAACATGGTGCCCTCCTTGCGGAAGCTATGGCGGCCCAAGTTTTGACAGTTGTATTGTGTTAGAGAACTCGAAAATTTCTTTAATGAAAGTTTATGGCTCTTCTCAACCTAGCAGCATGAATTTTGGCACACCGTATAATAGCATGAATTCTGCATTTAATGTTTCAGGAGTACCAACATTTTTTGTAAACGAAACCGAAATGTTTGGCGGTGGTGGTGTTTCAGCTACCATATCTTATAATGTAAATTGGGTAAAAACGAAGGCAGATGCATTTGCCACAGGCACGGTGGATGCCGGTCTTAACCTGGGAATGTCAATTGTTGGAGATACCATTGTTGCCGAGTCAACAGTTAAGTTTTTTACTGCGCAGGCTAGTGGCGATTTCCGCCTGGCTTTGTATGTAGTAGAGGATGAAATTATTGCCTCGCAATCTACAGGTACTGGTGTTGTTAGCAACTATGAGCACCGCAATCTTGCTCGCGCATGTAATGCTACTACCTACACAGGTGCCAAGCTTAACAATAGTATTGCAGTTACGGCAGGACAAAAGTTCAGCACAACACATAAGTTTGCAATTAATTCAGCTTGGAAAAAAGATCACCTGAAATTGATTGGTGTAATTTATAAGATGAATGGAAGCAAAGGAACGGTGGTAAACTCATTAACCTTTAAGCAATAG
- a CDS encoding DUF4080 domain-containing protein — translation MVHILLTTLNAKYIHTNLAIRLLYQLNRHYKGLEWKEYAIKLPVDEIAEACKHYDLVAFSCYIWNITQTLEVAAKLKKLNPAIKILLGGPEVSYEFNAVLLRPCIDYIIVGEGEIPFSLFLKNQLNPENIPGLAYKKNEEIVFFPESTIFDLCNYDHILPYQYDDMEALKHKILYIETSRGCPYKCEFCLASLDNKVRQLSMDSIKRNLLFLMEHGRVIKFLDRTFNVKKDFTIEIFKFILDHRKPGNIFQFEITADIVHPEIIEFINAQVPPGVFRFEIGIQTVNQKANLAVSRKQNFEKTKTVILQLQDKIEMHLDLIVGLPHDYWEDIKHSINEVMAIQPPELQLGFLKFLKGTPVRMKATEHGFAFDENPPYQLIESNFLSKNELLQLTQLEHALEIYWNKKRAINTLKYVCKNYDVFDFLLGLGKLFVSQLGNHGHQLGDIYKVLNDFVFAYNDNILHQLVAIDYYLNHKVRPGAAYGNFADKQNQERIINEQKLNVHRYRYIFLQLDFNFVIYKTENRTDTEGEIIILKFDGKGYPEVISTKAEAILPIASNN, via the coding sequence ATGGTGCACATTTTACTTACTACGCTTAATGCCAAATATATTCATACCAATCTGGCTATTAGGCTGCTATATCAGCTAAACAGGCATTATAAGGGTCTGGAATGGAAGGAATATGCAATCAAATTACCTGTAGATGAAATTGCTGAAGCTTGTAAGCACTACGACCTGGTAGCCTTTAGCTGTTATATTTGGAATATTACCCAAACACTGGAGGTTGCTGCCAAGCTTAAGAAACTTAACCCGGCCATAAAAATACTATTGGGTGGCCCAGAGGTTAGCTATGAATTTAATGCTGTTTTGTTACGACCTTGCATTGATTATATCATAGTAGGAGAAGGCGAAATTCCTTTTTCGCTGTTTCTAAAAAATCAACTCAACCCGGAAAATATTCCCGGACTGGCTTATAAAAAAAACGAAGAAATAGTTTTTTTTCCGGAGTCAACCATTTTTGATTTATGTAACTATGACCATATACTTCCATATCAATATGATGATATGGAGGCATTAAAACATAAAATACTTTATATTGAAACATCGCGTGGGTGTCCTTACAAATGCGAATTTTGCCTGGCAAGCCTTGACAATAAAGTTCGCCAACTATCAATGGATAGTATTAAGCGTAACCTCCTCTTCCTGATGGAGCATGGCCGGGTGATAAAATTTCTTGACCGAACGTTTAACGTTAAAAAAGATTTTACTATTGAGATTTTTAAATTTATTCTTGACCATAGAAAGCCCGGCAATATTTTTCAATTTGAAATTACGGCAGATATTGTACACCCCGAAATAATCGAATTTATAAATGCTCAAGTACCACCGGGTGTGTTTCGTTTTGAAATAGGCATACAAACCGTGAATCAAAAAGCAAACCTTGCGGTTAGCCGCAAGCAAAATTTTGAAAAGACCAAAACAGTAATCCTGCAATTGCAGGATAAAATAGAGATGCACCTTGACTTGATAGTTGGTTTGCCACATGACTATTGGGAAGATATAAAGCACAGCATTAATGAGGTGATGGCAATACAACCACCTGAACTGCAATTGGGATTTTTAAAATTTTTAAAAGGCACACCGGTGCGCATGAAAGCTACTGAGCATGGTTTTGCCTTTGATGAAAATCCCCCTTACCAATTAATAGAAAGTAACTTCTTGTCGAAAAACGAATTGTTACAATTAACCCAGCTTGAGCATGCACTCGAAATATACTGGAATAAGAAAAGGGCGATTAATACATTAAAATATGTTTGCAAAAACTATGATGTTTTTGATTTTTTGCTTGGATTAGGAAAGCTGTTTGTATCACAACTTGGAAATCATGGTCATCAATTAGGGGATATTTATAAGGTTCTAAATGACTTTGTTTTTGCCTATAACGACAACATACTGCATCAACTTGTTGCAATAGATTATTACCTAAATCATAAAGTGCGACCTGGTGCAGCCTATGGAAATTTTGCTGACAAGCAAAATCAAGAAAGAATAATAAACGAACAGAAACTGAACGTACATCGTTACCGTTACATCTTTCTGCAACTTGATTTTAACTTCGTGATTTATAAAACTGAAAACAGAACAGATACAGAAGGAGAAATTATAATTCTCAAATTTGATGGGAAAGGTTATCCTGAAGTAATTTCTACAAAGGCAGAAGCAATATTGCCTATTGCAAGCAACAATTAA